One Armatimonadota bacterium genomic window, CCAGCGTCTGCGGCCCGACGAATCCGGGCACACGGCTGTCCTTGACCACCACTACCGGCAGAGGGAAAGCCGGCCGCAGCAGGGCCGCCAGGAGGTCACCGCCGACCCCGGAACCACCCATCCCCAGGATCACGACGGTGGTGTGCGGGCCTGGCGGCAGCTGCAGCCGCAGGCCCGCCTCCCAGGCTTCGGTCCCCATGGCGGGGAACCGGGCCACGAGGTCGATCATCCCCTGGGGATCAAGGCGGCGGTAGATCTGCGGATCGTCGAGAGGGTGCACGAAAGGTATTATAAGGCCATGCTGAGCGGGAAGAACCTCCGCCGCCTCCTGGAGGTGCGTGAGCGCATCCGCCGCCAGGTCGCGGCGCTGCCGCTGCGCCAGCAACGGGAGCTGCTGCGCGTCATCGAGTCCGCGCGGCGGGAACGGCTGCCCGGTCCGCGGGACCCCGTGCGGGAGCTGGCGGCGGGGGAGGTACTGCGGCAGATCAAGTGGCTGGTGGGGACCCTTTCCCTGGAGGAGGCAGAGGCGGCCGTCCGCGCGCTGGACCGCTTCCAGCGGGAGCCGCGGTGGCGCGCGGCCAGGCGCTGACCCGACCGTGAGGCTCCTGGTGACCGGGGGAGCCGGCTTCATCGGGTCGCATGTGGTGGACGCCTACGTGGCGGCGGGCCACGACGTGGTGGTGGTAGACACCCTGCGCACGGGGAGGGCGGATTACGTCCACCCCCGGGCGAGGCTCTACCAGGTGGATGTCGCCTCCCCGGAACTGGCGGACGTCTTCGCCCGGGAGCGTCCGGAGGTCGTCAACCACCATGCCGCCCTGGCTTCGGTCAGCCTCTCCGTGCGGCAACCCCTGGAGGACGCACGGGTCAACGTGCTGGGGACGCTCAACGTGCTGGACCAGGCGGCGCGATCCGGCGTGCGCAGGGTCATCTACGCCTCCACCGGCGGGGCGCTTTACGGCGAGCCGGAGACCATCCCCGTACGCGAGGACCACCCCGTGCGACCGCTCAGTCCCTATGGGGCCTCCAAGTACGCGGGAGAGGTCTACGTGCGCCTCTACCACCGGCTGCACGGCCTGCCCTACTTCATCCTCCGCTATTCCAACGTCTTCGGGCCGCGCCAGGACCCGCTGGGCGAAGCTGGTGTGGTGGCCATCTTCGCGGCGGCCATGCTGCGGGGCCAGACCCCGGTCATCTTCGGCGACGGCACGCAGACCCGAGACTTCGTCTACGTAGAGGACGTGGTGCGGGCCAACCTTCTGGCCACTACTTCTCAAGACTGCGGCGTGGTGCACATCGCCACGGGGGTGGAGACGACGGTCAAGGACGTCCACCGGCTGCTGGCGGCGGCAATCGGCTATTGGGCGGCGCCGCAGCACGGACCGCCCCGGGAAGGCGACGTCTACCGGATCGCCCTTGACGTCACCCTGGCGGGACGCACCCTGGGATGGCGACCGCAGGTTGTCCTGGAGGAGGGACTGCGCCGCACGGTGGAGTGGTTCAGGAGCCGGGGGCTGCAGGAGTGACCCAGGAGGCCATGCTGCGCAGCCTGGCCGCGCTCTACGGCGTCCAGACCGTCTACTTCGACGTGTACGGCCGGCGGCAGCGCGCTTCGGTGGAGAGCCTGCTGGCGGTGCTCCGCGCGCTGGGCGCACCGCTTGAGGGTCTGCGTGACGTCCCGGAGGCCCTGCGGGCGGTACGGGAGGCGCACCGGCAGGCAGGGTGCGAGCCGGTCGCGGTGGCCTGGGACGGCCGGCTACGGGGCGTGGAACTGAGGCTCCCGGCGGTCGACTCCCCTCCTCTTGACTGCCGTCTGCACCTTGAGGACGGCAAAACCATCACCTGGCGCACTTCTGCGGGCCGGCTCCGCCCCCGGGGCGAGGCGCAGATCGGGGAAAGACGCTACCTCCTCTTCCGCCTCCCAATGCCGGGCCGCCTGCCGCCGGGATACCACCAGCTGGTGGTCCGCGCCGGAAGGCGCAGATGGGAAACGATGCTCATCTGTGCGCCCCGCCAGGCGTACCTCCCTGCCCCGGAGGGGCCGGCGGCCCACACCTGGGGTGTCTTCCTCCCGCTATACGCTCTTCGCAGTCGCCGGTCGTGGGGCACCGGGGACTTCACCGACCTTGAGGCGCTGCTGGATTGGGTGGGTGGCCTGGGCGGGGGCGTGGTGGCCACGCTGCCTTTGCTGGCGGCGTTCCTGGACGAACCCTGCGAGCCCAGCCCCTACGTTCCGGCGAGCCGCCTCTTCTGGAATGAGCTCTACCTGGACCCTGCCCGCAGCCCCGACCTGCCCGGCTGCCCGGAGGCGCAGGAGCTCCTGGGGTCGGCGGCGCACCGCAGGGAGCTGGCCCGCCTGCGGAAGGCGCCGCTGGTGGACTACCGCGCCGCCATGCGGGTGAAGCGGCCGGTGCTGGAGGCGCTGACCCGATCCGTCTTCCGGGAGCCTTCGGCCCGGCGGGAGGCCCTCCTAGCCTTCGCCAGCGCCCGCCCCCATCTGGAGGACTATGCCCGGTTCCGGGCGGTGGGTGAACGGCTGCGCCGCCCCTGGCCGGCCTGGCCACCCCGCCCGCGCGAGGGGAACATTCAGCAGGGAGACTATGACGAGGACGCGCGGCGCTACCACCTCTATGTGCAGTGGCTGGCTCACGAGCAGCTCTCGGCCCTGGCCGGGCAGGCCCGCCAGCGCGGGTCCGGCCTGTACCTGGACCTGCCCCTGGGCGTACACCCGGACGGCTACGACGTCTGGCGAGAGCGGGAGGTCTTCGCCCGGGGCGTCTCCGGGGGCGCGCCGCCCGACGCCTTCTTCACCAGGGGGCAGGACTGGGGCTTCCCGCCCCTCCACCCCCAGCGACTGCGGGCGCAGCGTTACAGGTACTTCATCCAGGTGATCCGCCACCACCTGGAGCACGCCGGCGTCCTGCGGCTGGACCACATCATGGCCCTGCACCGCCTATTCTGGGTGCCCCAGGGCATGGAGGCGCGCCAGGGTGTCTACGTCACTTACCCGGCAGAGGAGCTCTATGCCATTTTGACCCTGGAGTCACACCGCCACAGGGCCGTCATCGTGGGGGAGGACCTGGGGACCGTTCCCCCGCAGGTGCGCCGGGCGATGCACCGTCACGGACTGGTGCGGATGTACGTCGTCCAGTACGAGGCCCGGCCAGATGCGGCGCGGCCTCTGGGTAAGGTCACGGAGGACTTCCTGGCGGAGCTGAACACGCACGACATGCCGCCCTTCGCCGCATTCTGGCAGGGGCTGGACATCCGGGAGAGGCAGGCTCTCGGCCTGCTGGATGCCGCCGCCGCCCGGGTGGAGCGACGGGAGCGGCAGCGACTGCGCCAGGCGATTGTGACATTCCTCCGCGCCAGGCGGTGGCTGGAGGCAAGGAGTGCGGGAGCGGCAGGTGTGCTCCGGGCCCTCCTGGCCTACCTGGCAGCGGGCCCGGCCCGCATAGTCGTGCTGAACCTGGAGGACCTCTGGCTGGAACGGCGGCCGCAGAACGTCCCCGGGACCGGGTCGGAACGGCCCAACTGGCGACGGAAAGCCCGGTACTACTTCGAGGAGTTCCGCCGCCTGCGGCAGGTGACCTCTGCCCTCCGCCTGGTGCACCGCCTGCGGCGGGCGCATCGGGACCGAGGTGGCATGGCGTGAGGGCGGAGAGAATGAAGCGAGCGGAGGTCACCCTCCTGTCGGCGGACGACCTCCATTACTTCAACGAAGGGACACACGACCGCCTCTACGAGAAGCTGGGTGCCCACCCCCTGGACATCGACGGGGTGGCGGGGACCTACTTTGCCGTCTGGGCGCCCAATGCCCGCTGGGTGTCAGTGATCGGGGACTTCAATCGCTGGGACCCCGCGGCCCACCCCCTCCGGCCGCGGGAACAGTCGGGCATCTGGGAGGGGTTCCTCCCGGGGGTGAGAGCGGGGACCCGCTACAAGTACCACATCGTCTCACGTCATGGCGACTACCGGGTGGATAAGGCCGACCCCCTGGCCTTCGCCGCAGAGCCGCCGCCCCGCACCGCCTCGCTGGTCTGGGACCCGGTCTATGCATGGGGCGACACAGAGTGGATGGCGCAGCGGGCTCAACGCAACAGCCTCTCCGCCCCCATGGCCATCTACGAAGTGCACCTGGGCTCCTGGATGCGCGACCCGCAGGAGGGCCATCGCTGGCTCACCTACCGGGAGCTGGCCCCCCGTCTGGCGGAGTATGTCCAGCGGATGGGGTTCACCCACGTGGAGTTCCTGCCGGTGATGGAGCACCCCTTCTACGGCTCTTGGGGCTACCAGGTCACCGGTTACTTCGCGCCGACCGCCCGCTACGGCACGCCCCAGGACCTCATGTTCCTGATCGACTTCCTCCACCAGGAGGGAATCGGGGTGATCCTGGACTGGGTCCCCTCCCACTTTCCCACCGACGAGCACGGCCTGGGGTTCTTCGACGGGACGCACCTCTACGAGCACGCCGACCCCAGGCGGGGCCTCCACCCTGACTGGAACAGCTACATCTTCAACTACGACCGGCACGAGGTGCGCAGCTTCCTCCTGTCCAGCGCCCGCTTCTGGCTGGATCGCTACCACGCCGACGGCCTGCGCGTGGACGCGGTGGCTTCCATGCTCTACCTGGACTACTCCCGCAAGGAGGGGGAGTGGATCCCCAATATCTACGGCGGAAGGGAGAACCTGGAGGCCATCGCCTTCCTCCGCCGCCTGAACGAGGTGGTCTACGGGCAGATCCCGGGGGTGCAGACCATCGCCGAGGAGTCCACGGCCTGGCCCATGGTCTCCCGCCCCACCTACCTGGGCGGGCTGGGGTTCGGCATGAAGTGGGACATGGGCTGGATGCACGACACCCTGGAATACATGCGCCGCGATCCCATTCACCGCAAGTACCACCACAACCAGCTCACCTTCCGCATGCTGTACGCCTTCAGCGAGAACTTCGTCCTGCCGCTTTCCCACGACGAGGTGGTGCACGGCAAGGGCTCCCTGTGGGCCAAGATGCCAGGGGACCCCTGGCAGCGGGCCGCCAATCTGCGGCTGCTGTTGGGCTACATGTACGCCCAGCCCGGGAAGAAGCTGCTCTTCATGGGTGGGGAGTTTGGGCAGCAGCGGGAGTGGGCGCACCAGGAGAGCCTGGACTGGCACCTGCTGGCCGACCCGCGACACGCCGGCCTGCAGCGGTGGGTGGAGGACCTGAACAGACTCTACCGGCGCACCCCGGCCCTGCATGAGCTGGACTTCGACCCCTCCGGCTTCGAGTGGGTGGACGCCAGCGACAGCGAGCACAGTGTGCTGAGCTTTCTGCGCCGGGGCTGCTCCGCGGCGGAAGCCATCCTGGTCGTGGCCAACTTCACCCCGGTGCCCCGTCACGGCTACCGGGTGGGAGTCCCCTCCGGGGGCTGGTGGGAGGAGATCCTGAACAGCGACGCCGCCGTCTACGGCGGCAGTGGACTGGGCAACCTGGGCGGGGTACAGGCCGATCCCATCCCCTTTCACGGCCGCCCCTTCTCGCTTGGCCTGACCCTGCCGCCGCTGGCCGTAGTCTTCCTCAGGTCGAAAACGTAAGCCCTCGCCTGCTCGGGTCTGGTTTCGGAGGGGCGCGCGAGCTTCCCTACGGTGCCCCGCGGTCCGCAGATAGAGACCGCCCTCAGCCCACAGGGCTTTTCGGTCGGGTTGCACACATTGGCTAAGATTCTTGTTGGAGGTTCCCTGCGAAGTCGATGCGGATTCCTGCTGAACACGCGTCATAGCCCCGCTGCAAAGGAGCCAGCAACCTCCACCTCTCAAGATCGTACGGTTTTCGCTTTTTGGAGTCCGCGCCAGGAGGGCGATG contains:
- a CDS encoding NAD-dependent epimerase/dehydratase family protein codes for the protein MTGGAGFIGSHVVDAYVAAGHDVVVVDTLRTGRADYVHPRARLYQVDVASPELADVFARERPEVVNHHAALASVSLSVRQPLEDARVNVLGTLNVLDQAARSGVRRVIYASTGGALYGEPETIPVREDHPVRPLSPYGASKYAGEVYVRLYHRLHGLPYFILRYSNVFGPRQDPLGEAGVVAIFAAAMLRGQTPVIFGDGTQTRDFVYVEDVVRANLLATTSQDCGVVHIATGVETTVKDVHRLLAAAIGYWAAPQHGPPREGDVYRIALDVTLAGRTLGWRPQVVLEEGLRRTVEWFRSRGLQE
- the malQ gene encoding 4-alpha-glucanotransferase; this translates as MTQEAMLRSLAALYGVQTVYFDVYGRRQRASVESLLAVLRALGAPLEGLRDVPEALRAVREAHRQAGCEPVAVAWDGRLRGVELRLPAVDSPPLDCRLHLEDGKTITWRTSAGRLRPRGEAQIGERRYLLFRLPMPGRLPPGYHQLVVRAGRRRWETMLICAPRQAYLPAPEGPAAHTWGVFLPLYALRSRRSWGTGDFTDLEALLDWVGGLGGGVVATLPLLAAFLDEPCEPSPYVPASRLFWNELYLDPARSPDLPGCPEAQELLGSAAHRRELARLRKAPLVDYRAAMRVKRPVLEALTRSVFREPSARREALLAFASARPHLEDYARFRAVGERLRRPWPAWPPRPREGNIQQGDYDEDARRYHLYVQWLAHEQLSALAGQARQRGSGLYLDLPLGVHPDGYDVWREREVFARGVSGGAPPDAFFTRGQDWGFPPLHPQRLRAQRYRYFIQVIRHHLEHAGVLRLDHIMALHRLFWVPQGMEARQGVYVTYPAEELYAILTLESHRHRAVIVGEDLGTVPPQVRRAMHRHGLVRMYVVQYEARPDAARPLGKVTEDFLAELNTHDMPPFAAFWQGLDIRERQALGLLDAAAARVERRERQRLRQAIVTFLRARRWLEARSAGAAGVLRALLAYLAAGPARIVVLNLEDLWLERRPQNVPGTGSERPNWRRKARYYFEEFRRLRQVTSALRLVHRLRRAHRDRGGMA
- the glgB gene encoding 1,4-alpha-glucan branching protein GlgB; its protein translation is MKRAEVTLLSADDLHYFNEGTHDRLYEKLGAHPLDIDGVAGTYFAVWAPNARWVSVIGDFNRWDPAAHPLRPREQSGIWEGFLPGVRAGTRYKYHIVSRHGDYRVDKADPLAFAAEPPPRTASLVWDPVYAWGDTEWMAQRAQRNSLSAPMAIYEVHLGSWMRDPQEGHRWLTYRELAPRLAEYVQRMGFTHVEFLPVMEHPFYGSWGYQVTGYFAPTARYGTPQDLMFLIDFLHQEGIGVILDWVPSHFPTDEHGLGFFDGTHLYEHADPRRGLHPDWNSYIFNYDRHEVRSFLLSSARFWLDRYHADGLRVDAVASMLYLDYSRKEGEWIPNIYGGRENLEAIAFLRRLNEVVYGQIPGVQTIAEESTAWPMVSRPTYLGGLGFGMKWDMGWMHDTLEYMRRDPIHRKYHHNQLTFRMLYAFSENFVLPLSHDEVVHGKGSLWAKMPGDPWQRAANLRLLLGYMYAQPGKKLLFMGGEFGQQREWAHQESLDWHLLADPRHAGLQRWVEDLNRLYRRTPALHELDFDPSGFEWVDASDSEHSVLSFLRRGCSAAEAILVVANFTPVPRHGYRVGVPSGGWWEEILNSDAAVYGGSGLGNLGGVQADPIPFHGRPFSLGLTLPPLAVVFLRSKT